Below is a genomic region from Neisseria zoodegmatis.
GGTCGGCACCAATGCGTCTTCTTCGGGCGGCAGGTCGTAGAGGTTTTTATCGGCAGGGTCGCCCGGATGGATTTTGTTTTGAATGCCGTCCAAACCTGCCATCAGCAAGGCGGCGAAGCACAAATAGGGGTTGGCGGTCGGGTCGGGGAAGCGCGCTTCGATGCGGCGGGCTTTGCTGCTGTTTACCGACGGAATGCGGATGGAAGCCGAGCGGTTTTTGGCGGAATAAGCCAGCTTGGTCGGCGCTTCGAAGTGCGGCACCAAACGCTTGTAGGAATTGGTGGAGGGGTTGGTAATCGCATTCAGGGCTTTGGCGTGTTTGATGATGCCGCCGATGTAATACAGGGCGGTGTCGGACAAACCGGCATAGCCGTCGCCCGCAAACAGGTTTTGGCCGTCTTTCCAAATGGATTGGTGAACGTGCATGCCGCTGCCGTTGTCGCCCATCAGCGGTTTGGGCATAAAGGTGGCGGTTTTGCCGAAGTTGTGGGCGACGTTCAAGATCACATATTTCATGTCTTGCGTCCAGTCGGCGCGTTTCAGCAGCGTGCTGAATTTGGTGCCGATTTCCATTTGCGTGCCGGTGCCCACTTCGGCGTGATGCACTTCAACGGGAATGCCGATTTCTTCAAGTACGTTTACCATGGCGGAGCGCAGGTCTTGGCCGGCATCTATGGGGGCAACGGGGGCGTAGCCGCCTTTCACGAAGGGGCGGTGGCCGGTGTTTTGGCCGTCGAGGTGTTTGCCGCTGCTCCATGCGCCGCTTTCGGAAGTGATTTCGAAGCGCGCTTTGTGCATGTGGGTTTCAAACTCGATGCCGTCAAACACGAAAAATTCAGGCTCGGGGCCGAAAAATGCGGTGTCGCCGATGCCTGAAGATTTCAGGTAGGCTTCGGCGCGGCGGGCGATGGAACGCGGGTCGCGATCGTAGCCCTGGCCGTTGGCAGGGTCGATTACGTCGCAGGTCAAAACGAGGGTGGCATCGTCGTAGAAAGGGTCGATGTAGGCGGTGGATGCGTCGGGGCGCAGCTGCATGTCGGAAGCCTGTATACCTTTCCAGCCGCCGATAGACGAGCCGTCGAAAGCTTGGCCGTTTTCAAACCATTCTTCGGGGTCGTCCAAAACAACGCGCGAGGGAATCGTGAAGTGGTGCTGTTTGCCTTTGGTATCGGTAAAGCGCAAATCAACGAAACGTATTTCGTTTTCTTCAATCAGTTTGACAACATCTTTAACAGACATATAAAGCTCCTGCTGGGGAATAGGGAAGATGAAAACGTGCCGGATTGGGAGTGCGCGGAGCGCAAATCGGGTATGGGCGTATTGTGCCATAAGCAAGCCTGAAAAAGGCGGCGGCGTAAAAATAAATCTGCCTTGCCGCGGTTTCGGCGAGGTGTTTTTCAGACGGCCTAGGACGGTTAAATATAAGTTTAGCGGGTATAGATTGTCAACAATTTGTAAGGTTTTGCAGCACAAGCGATACGGATGCGGCAGGGTGTGGGTTTCACTATATAATACGGCGGTTATTCCACAGCAGGTTTTTATGATGAACAGCACCAAACCCCGTTATGCCGTGTTCGGCAACCCGATTGCACACAGCAAGTCGCCGCAAATCCATCAGCAGTTTGCCGCTCAGGAAGGCGTGCAGATTGAATACGAACGCATTTTGGCCGAACCGGGTGCGTTTGCCGAGGCGGCGGCACGTTTTTTTGCCGAAGGCGGGCAGGGGGCGAATGTAACCGTGCCGTTTAAAACCGATGCTTACGATTGGGTGGACGAGCATTCCGAACGGGCGCAGGCGGCGGAGGCGGTGAATACGGTTATTCCGTTGGGCGGCGGGCGTTTTCGCGGCGACAACACCGACGGTGCAGGCTTGGTCAACGATATTCTTCAGGCGCAGGGCGTGGAGATTGCGGGCAAGCGGATTCTGATTTTGGGTGCGGGCGGAGCCGTGCGTGGCGTGATTCCCGTGCTGTTGGCGCAGCAGCCCGCCGCCGTTACCGTTGCCAACCGCACACCGGCCAAAGCGGAAGAGCTGGCGGCGCGTTTCGGTATTCAGACGGCCCCGTTGGATGCTTTGCCGCATCATCATTTCGATATCGTTATCAACGGCACGTCGGGCGGTTTGAGTGGCAGCATTCCCGATGTAGAGGCAGGCGTGTTCGGCGCGTGCGAATTGGCCTACGATATGGTGTACGGCGAAGGTGCGCAGGCGTTTCTGGATTTCGCCCGCCGTTCGGGTGCGCAGAAAACGGCCGACGGCTTGGGCATGTTGGTGGGGCAGGCCGCGTGTGCTTATGCCTTGTGGCGGGGTTTCGAGCCGGACATCAAGCCCGTTATCCGATATATGAAAGAGGCCGTCTGAAATGATTAAATGGCTGATTGCACTGCCTTTTGCCGCCTTTATTCTGTTTAACGCCTATGTGTACGGCAACATCATTACCTACCGCGCCGTGGCACCGCACAAAACCGCGTTTATGAGCATGCGCATGAGCGATTTCCGCGATAAGGGCAAAGACGTGGAACTGGATTACCGTTGGGTGCCTTACGACCAAATTTCCATCAATCTCAAAAAAGCCCTGATTGCCTCGGAAGATGCCAAATTTGCCGCCCACGGCGGTTTTGATTGGAGCGGCATCCGCAACGCCATCAAACGCAACCAGCGCAGCGGCAGAATCCGCGGCGGCGGTTCGACCATCAGCCAGCAGTTGGCTAAGAACCTGTTTTTAAACGAAAGCCGCAGCTACTGGCGCAAGGCGGAAGAAGCGGCGATTACGGCGATGATGGAAGCGACCACCGATAAAGACCGCATTTTCGAGCTGTATTTGAATTCCATCGAATGGGGTTACGGCATTTTCGGTGCGGAAGCCGCGTCGCAGCACTTTTATAAAAAACCGGCAGCCAAGCTGACCAAGCAGCAGGCCGCGCAACTGGCCGCCCGCGTGCCGCGCCCGCTGTATTACGCCGAAAACCCGCGCGACAGAGGACTGCGTGCCAAGACGAATATTATTTTGCGGCGCATGGGTTCGGCGGAATTGCCGGATACGGAGTGAGGGCGGATTAGCTTGCTCTTATAACCAATCAATTTAAGAAAAAGTACACGCGTCATACTCGGGTTAAGCTCGAAAAAAATGAATCAGGCCGTCTGAAATATTTTTCAGACGGCCTGATGTGTTATGGCGGCTGCGGCGGCTTAATGATTGAGCTTGGCAATCACGTCGCCCAGCGATTTTTGCCAATCCGGGGCGTTGATGTCGAGTTCGTGGCGGATTTTGTTGCAATCGAGCACGCTGTATTCGGGGCGGAAGGGCGGCTCGGAGCTATCGACCGTGTTGCCTTTCAATGCGGGGGCGGTAAAGCCGGGGCGGACGGCTGAGGCCGTCTGAAGAATCTGTTCGGCAAATTCCAAACGGTTGACGGGGCTGCTGCCGCAGTAGTGGTACACGCCGCGGGGGAAGACGGGTTTGTCGAGCAGGGTAATCATGGCTTGTGCCAAGTCGCCCGCGTAGGTGGGGCAGCCGGTTTGGTCGTTGACGACGGTGATTTCGTTGTGCGAGGCGGCAAGGTTGAGGATGGTTTTCACGAAATTGCTGCCGTATTCGCTGAACACCCACGCGGTGCGGATGATCAGGCTGTCGGGGTTGGCGGCCAGCGCCAAGCATTCGCCGGAGAGTTTGGATTTGCCGTATGTGCTGGCGGGGTCGGGCGGGGCGGTTTCGGTGTAGGGGGTTTTGCTTTTGCCGTCGAAAACGTAATCGGTGGAAATGTGGAGGAAGCGCGCTTTAACGGCGCGGGCGGCTGCGGCAAGGTTGTGGACGGCGCTGCCGTTGACGGCGAAGGCTTTGGCGCGTTCGTTTTCGGCTTTTTCAACGGCGGTGTAGGCGGCGGCGTTGACCACGGCGTCGGGTTGGAAGCTCTTAACCATGTTCAGCACGGCTTCGGCGTCGGTAATGTCGAGCGTGGCGGAGTCGGCGGCAATCAGCTCCCAGTTTTCGGGAAGGCGGTCTTTGAAGCAGCGGCCGAGCTGGCCTTTGGAGCCGGTAAGCAGAATTCTCATGAGAACAGTTCCTTTGAAGGTTTTCCTTGTTATGGACGTATGGTTTGAGCGGCGGATGCGTTGCTGCGCGGATTATTATAAAGCAAGTTTCGGGCCGTCTGAAAGCGCATGTAGTGTAGTGGCTGCGGCGTCGGCGTTTTGCGGGAGCAATAGGTTTGCCGGTTAAAATGTAAGGAATTGTAATTTCGGCATAAGCTTCGGGAAACAATGCTGATACCGTTTGTCTTAACTTTACGTTTGACAGGAAGGGTTTTGGTTATACTGTCGGGCGAGTTTCAGACGGCATGTTATCTTGCTTTTTCTTTTGGGGTTGAGGCCGTCTGAAAGCGATATTGACGATTAATCACGGAGTAATCTTATGTTGAAAAAATGGCTGGCCGTTTTGGCTGTATTCACATCCCTGTTTTCTTTGAGCGGCTGCGGCTATAACACCATGC
It encodes:
- the mtgA gene encoding monofunctional biosynthetic peptidoglycan transglycosylase produces the protein MIKWLIALPFAAFILFNAYVYGNIITYRAVAPHKTAFMSMRMSDFRDKGKDVELDYRWVPYDQISINLKKALIASEDAKFAAHGGFDWSGIRNAIKRNQRSGRIRGGGSTISQQLAKNLFLNESRSYWRKAEEAAITAMMEATTDKDRIFELYLNSIEWGYGIFGAEAASQHFYKKPAAKLTKQQAAQLAARVPRPLYYAENPRDRGLRAKTNIILRRMGSAELPDTE
- the aroE gene encoding shikimate dehydrogenase, which gives rise to MMNSTKPRYAVFGNPIAHSKSPQIHQQFAAQEGVQIEYERILAEPGAFAEAAARFFAEGGQGANVTVPFKTDAYDWVDEHSERAQAAEAVNTVIPLGGGRFRGDNTDGAGLVNDILQAQGVEIAGKRILILGAGGAVRGVIPVLLAQQPAAVTVANRTPAKAEELAARFGIQTAPLDALPHHHFDIVINGTSGGLSGSIPDVEAGVFGACELAYDMVYGEGAQAFLDFARRSGAQKTADGLGMLVGQAACAYALWRGFEPDIKPVIRYMKEAV
- the rfbD gene encoding dTDP-4-dehydrorhamnose reductase, which translates into the protein MRILLTGSKGQLGRCFKDRLPENWELIAADSATLDITDAEAVLNMVKSFQPDAVVNAAAYTAVEKAENERAKAFAVNGSAVHNLAAAARAVKARFLHISTDYVFDGKSKTPYTETAPPDPASTYGKSKLSGECLALAANPDSLIIRTAWVFSEYGSNFVKTILNLAASHNEITVVNDQTGCPTYAGDLAQAMITLLDKPVFPRGVYHYCGSSPVNRLEFAEQILQTASAVRPGFTAPALKGNTVDSSEPPFRPEYSVLDCNKIRHELDINAPDWQKSLGDVIAKLNH
- the glnA gene encoding type I glutamate--ammonia ligase, with protein sequence MSVKDVVKLIEENEIRFVDLRFTDTKGKQHHFTIPSRVVLDDPEEWFENGQAFDGSSIGGWKGIQASDMQLRPDASTAYIDPFYDDATLVLTCDVIDPANGQGYDRDPRSIARRAEAYLKSSGIGDTAFFGPEPEFFVFDGIEFETHMHKARFEITSESGAWSSGKHLDGQNTGHRPFVKGGYAPVAPIDAGQDLRSAMVNVLEEIGIPVEVHHAEVGTGTQMEIGTKFSTLLKRADWTQDMKYVILNVAHNFGKTATFMPKPLMGDNGSGMHVHQSIWKDGQNLFAGDGYAGLSDTALYYIGGIIKHAKALNAITNPSTNSYKRLVPHFEAPTKLAYSAKNRSASIRIPSVNSSKARRIEARFPDPTANPYLCFAALLMAGLDGIQNKIHPGDPADKNLYDLPPEEDALVPTVCASLEEALEALKADHEFLLRGGVFSKDWIDSYIAFKSEDVKRIRMAPHPLEFEMYYSL